AGCTCGGCCAGCGCTGGCCACTCGGGTTGGTATTGGGCTGCGAACTGCTCGGCGCGCGGGCGCCGCAGGAGGCTCCGGATGCGCACGGTGGTCTCGAAGCGGCCGGTGAAGGTCGCCCATTCCCTGGCTGTCTTCCCTTTGACGGCATCCACGGCCTGCAGGtcagctcctggggacagcagagagcaCGCTCAGCGTCCCAGAGGAGGTGGGATTGCCACCCCCAGGGTCCCAGAGATGTGATTAGCACACCCAGGGTCCCAGAGGAGATGTGATCCCATAGGAGATGTGATTGCCACACCCAGGGTCCCAGAGATGTGATTGGCACCCCCAAGGTCCCAGAGATGTGATTGCCACACCCAGGGTCTCTGGGGGATGTGATTGGCACACCCAGTGGTCCCAGAGGAGATGTGATCCCATAGGAGATGTGATTGGCACACCAAAGGTCCCAGAGGAGACGTGATTGGCATGCCAAGGGTCCCAGAGATGTGATCGGCACACCAGAATCCTATGGGGGATGTGATTGGCATACCAAAGGTCCCACAGGAGATGTGATTGGCATGCCAAGGGTCCCAGAGATGTGATTGGCACACCCAAGGTCTCTGGGGGATGTGATTGGCACACCAGAATCCCATGGGGGATGTGATTGGCATACCCAGGGTCCCAGAGGAGATGTGATCCCAGAGGAGATGTGATTGGCACACCAAGGGTCCCAGAGATGTGATTGGCACTCCCAGGGTCCCAGAGGGTGTGATCGGCACACCCAGGGTCTCTGGGGGATGTGATTGGCATACCAAGGGTCCCAGAGGAGATGTGATCCCATAGGAGAGGTGATTGCCACACCCAGGGTCCCAGAGCAGATGTGATTAGCACACCAGGTCCCAGAGGAGATGTGATCCCAGAGCAGATGTGATCGCTGTCCCCCTCTGGGGACACtcacctgccagcagcagggcggTGACGCAGTCCTGCCGCCCCTGCACCGCCGCCTTCATCAGCGCCGTCAGCCCCCGCGGGTCCCTCTGGTCCACCTCCAGGGCAGGGTAGTAGTTCAGGAGGTAGTTGACAATGGTGATGTGTCCTTGAGAGCCAGAGAGAAGCTGTGTTAGAGCTCCCACAGTTACCAGAGGCCATGGCTGGACAGAGAATTCAGCAGCTGCATTCCGTGGGGGATCGGAGGGGTCAGGATTGGAAGGGTTTGGGTCCATTTTGGTTTGGGTCCATTTTGGTTTGgctccattttgatttaggtcCATTTTGGTTTGGGTCTACTTTGGTTTGGGTCTATTTTGGTTTGGCTCCATTTCagtttggggccattttggtttgGGTCCATTTTGGTTTGggtccattttgatttaggtcCATTTTGGTTTGGGTCTACTTTGGTTTGGGTCTATTTTGGTTTGGCTCCATTTTGGTTTGGCTCCATTTTGGTTTGGGTCTATTTTGGTTTGGGTCCATTTTGGTTTGGGTCTATTTTGGTTTGGCTCCATTTTGGTTTGGGTCCATTTTGGTTTGGGTCCATTTCGGTTTGGCTCCATTTCggtttggggccattttggtttgGGGCCATTTCAGTTTGTGGCCAATTTTGGTTTGGGTccattttggtttgggtttattttggtttcagtccattttggtttgggtttatttgtgTTTGGGTCCATTTTGGTTTGGCTCTACTTTGGTTTGGCTCCATTGTGGTTTGGGTGACTCGGGTACACCGAGTCATCAGAGAAGATGTTCCATTTTGGTTTGGGTCCATTTGGGTTTGGGTCCATTTGGGTTTGGGTccattttgggtttattttgagCTGAGCATGGAGGGAACACCAATGCTGAACCAGCTGCTTTAGTGAAGAACACAGGAAAGActccaaaaatgcaaaaaaaaccccataaaatgaTGAATTCTAGCAAGGATACAATGGAGATCGAGGCTGATCCCCTCTTTGGgacccttctccttcccctcctgcaaAATCAAGgggagggagccaggctggaggtTTGGGCAGGTAAATGAATCCCTGTGACTCCTggggcagcccagctctgccactcaaCCCATCTCCACCGCAGCAATCTCCATTTTCTCATCATTTTGAAAGCAGACCTGAACCCCAAGTGTAGCTGATGTCACACATCCCATGGGAGCACGGCTttcatgacagaaaaaaattccttttggggtttttggggggagcACAGGGGGTCCCATCCCTTCCTGAGGGTGCTGACCTGCCTGGGCTGCCATCATGAGGGCCGTGTTGCCATCGTTGTCCTGCTGGTTGATGTTGATGTAGGGACACTTCTGCAGCAGGGGCACGATGTCCACGAAGCCCTTGGAGCAGGCGACCATCAGCGCGTTctggagaggggacagcaaCAACTCAGCACCACGGTCCCACCACGGGGATCCCACGGCCATTCCAAACTGTTCCCCCACCCAaaccaggctggagcaggatgggagGGCAGACAAGGTTCTGCTCCAAGGATTGGATCAATCCCAGGAGATCCTCCTGCCCCACTTGATTTAGCCTTCAGGATTTGCCTGCTCCTGGAAAATCCTCGTTCTGCTCCAAGGATTGGATCAATCCAGAAGATCCATCCCACCCAGGTCCTctcccacctgctccagcagccccaagcCTTCAGGATTTGCCTTCTCCAGGTAAATCCTCATTCTGCTCCAAGGATTGGATCAATCCAGGAGatccatcccacccatcccaccttcctgcCCCACCTGCTCTAGCAACACTCAACCTTCAGGATTTGCCTGTTCGTGGAAAATCCTCATTCAGCTCCAAGGTTTGGATCAATCCCAGGAGatccatcccacccatcccaccttcctgcCCCACCTGCTCTAGCGGCCTTCAGGATTTGccttctccaggaaaatcctTGTTCTGTCCCAAGGATTGGATCAATCCCAGAAGATCCATCCCGCCCTCCTgcccacctgcagcccccagcctcCAGGATTTCCCTGAGAGCCCCGgttcagccctgcagggtcccTCCCCAGGAGCTCACCCTCCCGTTGATGTCCAGCTCCGTGGCCTCGCTGCGGCTCACCCCGCgctccagcctctcccacaCCAGCTTGGCATCATTCCTGGCACAGCACTGGTACAGGCTGAGGAACCCATCCCCGCCAGCCTCGGGGGACACCTCGTAGCAGGGGTACACCGAGTCGTCAgagaagatgctgctgctgtccgAGGGCTCCGGGGATCCTGAGGAtgtttcctcctcttcctcctcctcctcctcatagTGCAGCTCCGGGTCAGAGGCATCCAGGCTGGCGCTGGGAGACGCAGCAggttctgctcctctgcaggcaTCTGTCATccggcccagccctgcccgggtgGCCGAGGGGGCACTCGGcgctgtcactgccctgtgccgGCACAGAGGGGTGGCACCAGCTGGGGTGGCACGGTTTGCCTCGGGTACCTCGGGTCTCTCCCTATAGATttcttccccaggtgtgtcagccACCTCTCCCTCCCCGCCCCCCTCCATTTGGTTTGGGCTTATTTTGGTTTGGCTCCATTTTGGGTTTGAGTCTATTTGGGTTTGGAGCCATTTTAGTTTGGgtctgttttggtttggatccattttggtttgggtttattttggttttactcCATTTTGGGTTTGGATCTATTTTGGTTCAGGTCTATTTGGGTCTGGGGCCGTTTTGGTTTGGGTCCATTTTGGGTTTGGGTCCATTTTGGTTTGGGTCCATTTtggatttggggccattttggtttgGGCTTATTTTGGTTTAGATCCATTTTGGGTTTGGGTCCATTTTGGGTTTGGGTccattttgggtttggggccattttgttttgggcttattttggtttgggtccattttgggtttgggtttatttcgGTTTGGATCCAATTTGGTTTGGATGCAATTTGGTTTGGATCCAATTTGGTTTGGATCCATTTTGGTTCGGGTCCATTTTGGGTTTGGGTCCATTTTGGTTTGGGTCCGTTTCAGTTTGGGCCTATTTCGGTTTGGATCCAATTTGGTTTGGATccattttgggtttggggccattttgggtttGGGCTCCATTTTGGTTTGGCTCCATTTTGGTTTGGCTCCATTTTGGTTTGGCTCCATTTTGATTTGGATCCATTTTGGTTTGGCTCCATTTTTGGTTTAGCTCCATTTTAGTTTGggcttatttttgtttgggtcCGTTTCAGTTTGGGCCTATTTTGGTTTGGATCCATTTTGGTTTGGCTccattttgggtttggggcctATCAGCTTTTGCCACACCACACTGTAGATGCTTTAAATCTAATTATCTAAAGTTCCCCCTCGTGGCTCCCACTACACTGCATCTTTCATAGTTCTTTCTCCAAAATATCcaatattatttgcctccacACCCTTACTCCAGTGTTTTCATCCTCTGTGAGGATTTATTCCTCCACTACGGTTTGTAATTTCCAGTCTCTGAATTCTATTAATgaggaatttaatttaatttttaatctctGAATTCCATTAATGAGGAATTCATTCCTCTACTACAGTTTGTAATTTCCAATCTCTGAATTCCACGAATGAGGAATTTATTCCTCTACTACAGTTTTGTAATTTTCAATCTCTGAATTCCATGAATGAGGAATTTATTCTTCTACTACAGTTTGTAATTCTTAATCTCTGAATTTCGTTAATgaggaatttaatttaatttaattttcaatctCTGAATTCCATGAATGAGGAATTCATTCTTCTACTACAGTTTGTAATTTCCAGTCTCTGAATTCCATGAATGAGGaacttaatttaatttgatttccaATCTGTGAATTCCATGAATGAGGAATTTATTCCTCTACCACAGGTTTGTCATTTCCAGTCTCTGAATTCGATTAATGAGGAATTCATTCTTCTACCACAGGTTTATAATTTTCAATATCTGAATGCCGTTAATGAGGaacttaatttaatttcatttttaatctcTGAATTCCGTTTACTTTAATTTCTAATCTCTGAatacagcagctcctggctccccCAGGACACAGGATCAGGGCAGCAGGGATCAAACCCTCTCACCaccaattaattaattaattaggaGGAAAACACCAAATTCCACGAAACTCTCCCACCCCTCAGGTGTTCCCAAGCACGGAGGGAAATTCCtctcacctggggctgctcagatCTTCCCCGTGGCTTCCTCTTCACCTGGGCAGCATCCTGGCCACAACCAGGAGGAAAAACTCACCGAGCATCCCCGgaatgtccctctgtcccctctgcgGGGAAAAAACACCTTTGTGCCCCGAGCCTGAGGTGGCTTTTTGGCACCAAAGCTGTGACAACCCGCACGTTGACGTGGGGCTCAGCTCCCCGAGAGATCTTAAATTAAATTGCTGCTTAAAATGGCTGAGCAGGATCAGGGCAGGATTTAGTGTCTttagctgaggagctgctgggagcactgggctgtggtttttatatttttatacaacctgagcagccccacaggctcAGCTGAAAGCCCCCTAAAAAAACTCATTTCCACCTGAGTTTCTAGCCAGGTGAATTGGCTGGGCAGGTAATTCCGGGAATTGGCTGAGCAGATAAATCTGGGAATTCTCTGAATTGGCTGAATTTAGATTCTCTAAATCTGCTTGTGAAAAACAAAGCTGTGTTTGGTGTCAGGTACACACAGGGTGTATTTGTGATTGTGGTATGTGTGGAGACCAACACTGGGACAGTTATAAAGATGAATTTTAAT
The Zonotrichia leucophrys gambelii isolate GWCS_2022_RI chromosome 29, RI_Zleu_2.0, whole genome shotgun sequence DNA segment above includes these coding regions:
- the ANKRD33 gene encoding photoreceptor ankyrin repeat protein, with the protein product MTDACRGAEPAASPSASLDASDPELHYEEEEEEEEETSSGSPEPSDSSSIFSDDSVYPCYEVSPEAGGDGFLSLYQCCARNDAKLVWERLERGVSRSEATELDINGRNALMVACSKGFVDIVPLLQKCPYININQQDNDGNTALMMAAQAGHITIVNYLLNYYPALEVDQRDPRGLTALMKAAVQGRQDCVTALLLAGADLQAVDAVKGKTAREWATFTGRFETTVRIRSLLRRPRAEQFAAQYQPEWPALAELVAKALSPKSRSKRLSEKIRSIFTFNIPRNPEEDGVLDHMVRMTTAMGSPFVATACQTVCPDSPPEVGKRRLSVQEILGQHVVGPGEESEPSSRPSTGGSSCNGQVVSEFRPPPPPPRRFLSFLPRWLRRGNSVFPWEPVPKIKVSKASGSASGERKPRVKDKHLLQPPQWRYKVLKEEKKAAEEAKKGDKEKEKKKKKKKKKG